Proteins found in one Pongo pygmaeus isolate AG05252 chromosome 8, NHGRI_mPonPyg2-v2.0_pri, whole genome shotgun sequence genomic segment:
- the LOC129006610 gene encoding putative uncharacterized protein C10orf126: MNHCIQFSPQSLQRWLTLPCYDLKLPIWANTTEFCPHGPRRASQDPQLLAWLPDQSLEVSLELYDWNSMTFTLFLETVEPVAVESEGSGIFSFVWQQLIFPAEARWCFSWAQDCGLDGSFPGSAHTEPFGKAAAGQGSVAGKEAKKAGPGFHRQLLYLQFQKRCLFNYLELL; encoded by the exons atgaaccactgcatccagttcag CCCTCAGAGCCTGCAGAGGTGGCTCACCCTTCCCTGTTATGATCTGAAACTCCCCATATGGGCCAACACCACAGAGTTCTGTCCCCACGGGCCAAGGAGGGCTTCTCAGGATCCTCAACTTCTTGCCTGGTTGCCAGACCAATCATTAGAG gtaAGCCTAGAATTGTATGATTGGAACTCAATGACG ttcACGCTATTCTTAGAAACAGTTGAGCCAGTGGCGGTGGAGTCTGAAGGCTCTGGAATCTTTTCCTTCGTGTGGCAGCAACTTATTTTTCCTGCGGAGGCTCGGTGGTGCTTTTCTTGGGCTCAGGATTGCGGCTTGGATGGCTCATTCCCTGGGAGTGCACACACTGAGCCCTTTGGAAAGGCAGCAGCAGGACAAGGATCAGTGGCAGGCAAAGAGGCAAAAAAAGCAGGACCCGGGTTCCATAGGCAACTGCTTTATTTACAGTTCCAAAAACGGTGCTTGTTCAACTATCTTGAACTTTTGTAG